GGCGCCGACGAGGAGGGCGAAGGCAAGCGTATGCGTGGGACCACGGTGGGTGATGCCGGGGATGCGGTGGTCCACGTCGGGGAGCGTCGACAGCCAGAGCATGGCGGCGCCGCCGACGACGGCGAAGCCGGGGCGCCCGAGGAGCACGAACGCGAGGCCGACGGGTGCGAACACGAGCAGGGAGACGCCCCAGTGGCCACGACGGTACATAGAGTGTCGTGAGCGGGGCACCAACCAGAACCTTTCGGCCGATGGATACGGTTATCGCTCCCCGGCGCCTCTCTCGGTCGTGCTCGGCGGACTCGTGGCTGGACTCGACGCCCTCCCCGCGTGGCAAGCCACGGCCGTCGTCCTCGCGCTCTCTCTCGGGGGCGCCGTCCTCCTCGAACTGGTGGGCGTCCGTCTCGCCCGCCGTCTCACCCGCCGAACCGAGACGACCCTCGACGACATCGTGTTCGAGGAACTCCGGGTGCCCCTCGTCGTCACCGTCGCCCTCGCGGGCGTCTACGTCCTGACGCGCGTGGAGTCCGTGGCGACGGCGACGCTCGTCGACGCCCGCACCCTCTCGCTGTTTTTCGGCCGCCCCTCGCTGACGGTCATCGTCCTCGTGTGGGCGCGGGCGCTCAACCGCGTCGTCAACCGCCTCGTCGAGGCGGTGAAGGATCGGGGCGACCGCTTCGATTTCGCCCCCGTCTTCTCGAACGTCTGGACGCTCGTCGTCCTCGTCGGCACCGTCGCCGTCCTGCTCTCGCTGTGGGAGTACGACATTTCGCCCCTGCTGGCAGGGGCCGGCATCGCGGGCATCGCCATCGGCTTCGCCGCCAAGGACACCGTCGCCAACTTCTTCGGCGGGATCGCGTTGTATTTCGACGACACCTACAAACTCGGGGACTTCGTCGTCCTCGACTCCGGCGAGTCGGGAACGGTCGTGAAGGTGGGCGTCCGCTCGACCACCCTGCTGACTCGCGACGAGGTGCTCGTCACGGTGCCGAACTCCGTCCTGAACGCGACGCGGGTCACCAACGAGTCGGCGCCGGGCCGACGCCGGCGGGTCCGGGTGCCCGTCGGCGTCGCCTACGGCACCGACATCGACGCCTTCGAGGACCTGCTGGTCGACCTCGCGCTCGCGGAGTCGCTGGTGCTCGACGCCCCCAAACCGCGGATGCGATTCCGGCGGTTCGGCGACTCGGCGCTCGAGTACGAACTGCTCTGCTGGGTGAACGGCCCGACGCGGGCGGCGCGGGCGCGCCACGAACTCAACCGCGTCATCTACCACGCGCTCGACGACGCGGACATCGAGATTCCGTACCCGCGAAGCGACGTGACGGTCAGGGAAGCGGACGAGGCGGCGACGGACGAACGCCGGCCGCCCGGCGACGACGCCGTCGCTGGCGGTCGGTGAGAACGGAGTGTACGTTACCGGTTGCCCACGGGACGGGGACCGCATGATCGTGTGGTGGTCAGGGGGCCGCCGGTGGCGTCACTCCTCGACGACGATCATTCCCTCCATGCCCGCCGCCTCGTGCGGGACGCAGAAGTAGGCGTGTTCGCCGGTCGTCTCGAAGGTGTGGACGTACGACTGGCCCTCTTGTACGGCGCCCTCGCCGTTCTCCCAGCCGGACCGGGCGGCCTCCTCGGACTCGAAGCCGCCCGAGGCCCAGTAGGTCGCGCCCTCGGGAATCCCGTCCTCGTAGGCGACGACGTTGTGGGGTTCGCCAGCGGCCCACTCCCACGCCACCGTGTCGCCGACGGAGACGGTGAGTTCCGCCGGCTCGAATGCGACGGCCTGCATGCTGACGACGTGGTCGGCGTCGTCGGGCACGCCCTCGACGACGTTCGGGCCACCCGATAGCTCGGGGTCCTCGCCGCTACCGCTGCCACCGCCGCCCATCGACATCGCGGGCGCGTCGTCCGCGGCGCCGGCGACGGCGAAGGCCGCGTTCCGGGTCGCTTGTGCGTACCGCTCGGCGGCCGCGTCCACGTCCGCGCCGCTCTCCAGTGCAGAGACGTAGTCCGAGAGCGCGGACTCGAAGGCCTCGTAGAACTCCCGGTCGCCCGCCTCGACGGCCTCGTGGACGCGAGCGTTCTCGAAGGTCGCGAACACCGCGCTCACCAGTGGCGCAGCGTTCACGTCGCCGCCGGAGCTACCGTTCTCGACGATGGCGTAGACGGCCGCGGTCGCCTCGTCCGCGAACGTCGTCGCGGCGCCGTAGGCGTCGGCCGAGCCGGTCGTCGCCGATCGGAGGGCGCCGAGCGCCTCCTCGAAGGAAGCGTAGCGCTCCTCGCTGGCGTCCTCGACAGCCTCGTGGAAGCCGTTGGCGCCGGCCTCGAAGTAGGCGAAGGCGTCGCTCGCGACCGTCTCGGCGCGGTCGGTCGCGCCGGCCGTCGAGAGGGCGCCCGCGTCGCCAGCGCGACCGGTCACGTAGCCCGCGGCGGCAGCGCTCGCGACGGCCGTCGATCCGGCCATCGCCTCGTACTCGATCAGCGCGTCCATCGCGCCGGTGACGTGGGTTGCTACCGCCTCGTCGTCGCCGTTCCGGAAGGCGTCGGGCAGGGCCGCCAGGTGGTCCTCCTCGAAGGTGTGATAGAGGTCCTCGCTTGTCTCCTCCAGGGACTCGTGGAAGCCGGACTGGTTCTCCTCGAACAGGGCGAAGAGGTCCTCCGCGATGGTCGCGGCGACCTCGCCCTCGCCCAGCAGGTAGCGCTCGTGGGCGTCGCCGAGGCGGGCACGGAAGAAGCCGGACTGGAGGATGGCCGCGTTCTGGCCGGCCAGCGCGTCGATGCCCGTCGTGAGACCGCCGTGGACGGTCGCCACGGCGTCGTCGACGCCGGCGTCGTCGCCGTCCTCGATGGCCGTGACGAGGGCTTCGAGCCCCTCGTGTTCGAACTGCCCGTACGCCTCCTCGCTGGCCTCCTCCAGGGCCTCGTGGGCGCGGGCGCCCTCGAAGTGCTGGAAGATGGACTGGGCGGCCGCCTTCGCGGCCTCGGCCTGCCCGGCGTCGTAGAGCCACTGGGCGTCGCGGACGCGGATACGGTAGCCGTTGAGACCGGCGGCGTGGGCGACGCCTAGGCCGGGGCCACCCATGCCCGCGGCCATCTCGGCGTCGAAGCCGACCGCACCCATCAGGGAGAGGTGGGCGACTCCCGCGATGGCCTCGGACGTGAGTTCGTAGGCCGCGTCGACGGCGCCCTGCGACGAGGCTAGGGCGGCCTCGTGGACCGCCTCGGCGTCGCCGGACTGAGCCGCGGAGACGACCTCTTCCATGCCGCCCTCGAAGGCCTCGTAGTACTCCTCACCGGCGGACTCGATGGTGTCGTGAACGGCCGCTCCCTCGAAGTCGGCGAAGACCTCCTGACCGACCGTCGCCGCCGCGTCGGTCAGGCCGGCAGTCGCGAGGGCGTCCACGTCGCGGACGCGGGCGGCGAAAGTCATGATCGTGAACACCTCGGCCACGTCGGTCGACGTGCGGCCGCGCTGGGCCGAGAGCAGGTTCGTCTCCGCTTCCGCGAGGGCGTCCATCGCGTCCTCGGCCGAGCCCTCCTCCAAGCCGGTGCGGGCCGCGCCAAGGTGTTCCTCGAAGGACTCGTAGGCCGACTCGCTGGTCGACTCCAGTCCCTCGTGGGCACCCCACTCACCGCCGGCGTTCTCGAAGCGAGCGAACACGTCGCCGACGAGGCTCGCCGCCGCCGCGTGCTGTCCCGTGTGGCCGAGCGCCATCGCGTCGTGAAGACGGGCGCGCATCACGTTCCACTGGGCGGCGAGCGCCGTCGCTGCGGACGCCTCGGCCGTCGGCGTCTCCGTCGCAGTCGGTTCGGCGGTGTCCGTCGCCGTCTCGGTGTCCGTCGCCGTCGACTCGTTCGCATCGGTTCCGCTCTGGCCACCACAACCGGCCAGCCCGACGCCGCCGAGGGCGACGCCGGTGGTCTGTAGTAACCGTCGTCTGGTTTGCCGCATATTTTTTAGGCTAGCCTAAAAATACAAAAGCCCATCGGATTTTAGGCTAGCCTAAACATGGTGACTATCTGCGACAAAGAGGGGTTGGAGGGGTGTACGTTACCAGTGCCCACGGTAGCGGGGTGTCGGTGGGAGCGGGCGACTCCCGGGTTCACGCCGTCCCGATTCGGCCCTCCCGTGCATCGCGTCCGCCGATCCGTCGCGAGGTCGACCGACCGGACGGGTCGAGTGGTCGTCGTTCGAGTCGCTGCACAATTTTAGGTTAACCTAAAGGAACAAAAACGCATCGATTTTTAGGTTAGCCGAAACCGATCTCAGTCGCGAAGGAACCGGTCGAACGCGGACGTGAAGGCGGCGTCGTCCTCGGTCGCCTGTTCCCACTCGACGAGGCCGCGTTCCTCGCGGGTCCCCTCGATGGTGTTGTCGAGGACGAACGCGACGAGGCCGCCGACGGCCATGCCCGTCGATCCGATGACGTAGACGGTGTCGGCGACGGCCCGGGCGCCGAGGACCGGACCGAGGACGGCGACCCCGCGCATCCCCTCGCGGAAGGCAGCCGCACTCCCCACGTTGCCCATGTAGGCCGGGATGGCGAGACCCGTAAAGAGCGCGATGCCGACGACGAAGACGTTTCGCGAGGAGTCGAGGTCGACGTACTCCAGATTCGAGAGGCCGACGGCGACGATCTGGCCGAACATGGCGACGTAGAGGCCGCCGACGATGGGGTCGGGGATGGTCGCGATCAGTTGGCCGAAGTAGCCGACGAAGCCGACCACGAGCATCACCGCGGCACCGATCTGGACGACGTAGCGCGAGGCGACGCCGGTCAGGCCGATGGCGCCGATGTTCTCCGAGTAGGAGGTGGAGCCACCGGTGCCCATGAGGCCGGCGAAGACGTTCATCAGGCCTTCCATCCCGATGCCGTGGTTGATGCGCTCCTCGCTCGGGGCGCCGATGCCCGAGAGTCGGGCGACGGCGTGGTAGTCGCCGAACGACTCCAGCATGGAGGCCGCGACGCCCGCGAGCATCCCGATGACGTAGGCCGTCTCGACCCGCGGGACCCCCCACTGGAGCGGGTAGATGGGCATGACCGCCGGCGCCGCGGCGACGGACGCGAGGTCGACGTAACCCGACGTGCCCGGCGCGTAGACGCCCGCCACCGAGAGGACGGCGGCGATCACCCACGCGACGACGACGCCGAGCAGGACCGGGAACAGCTGAAAGGCCCGCGAGGCGTCGCCGAGATACTGCGAGAACAGGACGATCAGGCCGAGCGTCAGCCCCAGCAACCACCAGTTGCCCGTCGCGCTCGTCACCTGCGGCGCGTTGAACAGCGCGAGGCCGATCAGCGCGATGGTCGGCGCGATGATGACCGGCGAGATGAACGTCCGGAGCCGGCCGAGCAGGCCGAAGTAGCCCACCGCCACCTCCACGACGGCGGCGACGACGATGGCACCCTGGAGTTGCAGGAGTGCGGCCTCCCACGCCGGCCCCGTCGGGTTGCTCGCCTGCACGACGCCGATGACCGCGAGCGCCGGCGCCAACATCGAGAAGGGCGCCCCCTGCACGATGGGGTAGCGGTTGCCGAACGTCGTCTGGGCGAGCGTCGCGATTCCCGAGACGACGAAGAACGTGCCGACGAAGCGCGGGATCACCGACTCGGGCATTCCGAGCGCCCCCGCGAGGATCAGCGGGACGGCGACGTTCGCGCCGACCATCGTCAGGTAATGCTGGACGCCGAGCAGCACCGACGTGCCGAGCGGCGGTTTGTCGTCGATGCCGTACGAGACGAACCCCGCACGGTCCTCCCGATCACTCATCGTTCCGACCCACCAGTAGCATACCGCGCACCTCTCCGGGGAAGCATCTAAAATCGCCCGGATCGGATCGGCCGAAAGCGTCACGGCGGCGGCGGCCGTCCACCCGCCCGATGGAGCGGGACGGCGGCGCCGACGGGCGGCCGGCAACACCGGGCGCGAGCGATGGAATCGACACCGAGAGCGCGGGGCGAGCCGACCCGGTCG
This window of the Haloplanus rubicundus genome carries:
- a CDS encoding mechanosensitive ion channel family protein; its protein translation is MLGGLVAGLDALPAWQATAVVLALSLGGAVLLELVGVRLARRLTRRTETTLDDIVFEELRVPLVVTVALAGVYVLTRVESVATATLVDARTLSLFFGRPSLTVIVLVWARALNRVVNRLVEAVKDRGDRFDFAPVFSNVWTLVVLVGTVAVLLSLWEYDISPLLAGAGIAGIAIGFAAKDTVANFFGGIALYFDDTYKLGDFVVLDSGESGTVVKVGVRSTTLLTRDEVLVTVPNSVLNATRVTNESAPGRRRRVRVPVGVAYGTDIDAFEDLLVDLALAESLVLDAPKPRMRFRRFGDSALEYELLCWVNGPTRAARARHELNRVIYHALDDADIEIPYPRSDVTVREADEAATDERRPPGDDAVAGGR
- a CDS encoding uracil-xanthine permease family protein; the protein is MSDREDRAGFVSYGIDDKPPLGTSVLLGVQHYLTMVGANVAVPLILAGALGMPESVIPRFVGTFFVVSGIATLAQTTFGNRYPIVQGAPFSMLAPALAVIGVVQASNPTGPAWEAALLQLQGAIVVAAVVEVAVGYFGLLGRLRTFISPVIIAPTIALIGLALFNAPQVTSATGNWWLLGLTLGLIVLFSQYLGDASRAFQLFPVLLGVVVAWVIAAVLSVAGVYAPGTSGYVDLASVAAAPAVMPIYPLQWGVPRVETAYVIGMLAGVAASMLESFGDYHAVARLSGIGAPSEERINHGIGMEGLMNVFAGLMGTGGSTSYSENIGAIGLTGVASRYVVQIGAAVMLVVGFVGYFGQLIATIPDPIVGGLYVAMFGQIVAVGLSNLEYVDLDSSRNVFVVGIALFTGLAIPAYMGNVGSAAAFREGMRGVAVLGPVLGARAVADTVYVIGSTGMAVGGLVAFVLDNTIEGTREERGLVEWEQATEDDAAFTSAFDRFLRD
- a CDS encoding DUF5059 domain-containing protein, which encodes MRQTRRRLLQTTGVALGGVGLAGCGGQSGTDANESTATDTETATDTAEPTATETPTAEASAATALAAQWNVMRARLHDAMALGHTGQHAAAASLVGDVFARFENAGGEWGAHEGLESTSESAYESFEEHLGAARTGLEEGSAEDAMDALAEAETNLLSAQRGRTSTDVAEVFTIMTFAARVRDVDALATAGLTDAAATVGQEVFADFEGAAVHDTIESAGEEYYEAFEGGMEEVVSAAQSGDAEAVHEAALASSQGAVDAAYELTSEAIAGVAHLSLMGAVGFDAEMAAGMGGPGLGVAHAAGLNGYRIRVRDAQWLYDAGQAEAAKAAAQSIFQHFEGARAHEALEEASEEAYGQFEHEGLEALVTAIEDGDDAGVDDAVATVHGGLTTGIDALAGQNAAILQSGFFRARLGDAHERYLLGEGEVAATIAEDLFALFEENQSGFHESLEETSEDLYHTFEEDHLAALPDAFRNGDDEAVATHVTGAMDALIEYEAMAGSTAVASAAAAGYVTGRAGDAGALSTAGATDRAETVASDAFAYFEAGANGFHEAVEDASEERYASFEEALGALRSATTGSADAYGAATTFADEATAAVYAIVENGSSGGDVNAAPLVSAVFATFENARVHEAVEAGDREFYEAFESALSDYVSALESGADVDAAAERYAQATRNAAFAVAGAADDAPAMSMGGGGSGSGEDPELSGGPNVVEGVPDDADHVVSMQAVAFEPAELTVSVGDTVAWEWAAGEPHNVVAYEDGIPEGATYWASGGFESEEAARSGWENGEGAVQEGQSYVHTFETTGEHAYFCVPHEAAGMEGMIVVEE